A single Rhodothermales bacterium DNA region contains:
- a CDS encoding undecaprenyl-diphosphate phosphatase, whose product MLWWESIVLGLVQGLTEFLPISSSGHLVLIQYLLDISGGADVTFEVFVHFGTVLSILTVYRREVGRMVVSVLDAVRTPSTVATGYREDESFRMAMQILVTMIPTGVVYVLFKDFLEAAFGDPRLVCWMLILTGILLVLTVLRKDPSGDMTAPKAFIVGIAQSAAMIPGISRSGATICTALYQNVNPERAANFSFLMLLPVVLGATLIKALELFELGIQAEWVPILLGTLVAYASGIAAIKILLSVIRRGRLQYFAIYCFLVGGIGLWLIQA is encoded by the coding sequence ATGTTGTGGTGGGAGTCAATCGTGCTTGGTCTTGTCCAGGGGCTGACGGAGTTTCTTCCGATTTCATCGTCGGGTCACCTTGTCCTGATCCAGTATCTGTTGGACATCTCAGGCGGTGCGGATGTGACGTTTGAGGTGTTCGTGCACTTTGGCACCGTTCTCAGCATCCTGACCGTGTATCGGCGAGAGGTCGGACGCATGGTCGTGTCCGTTCTCGATGCCGTCCGAACGCCCTCGACGGTAGCTACCGGCTACAGGGAAGACGAGTCCTTCAGAATGGCGATGCAGATTCTTGTCACGATGATCCCGACCGGGGTTGTCTACGTGCTGTTCAAGGACTTCCTCGAGGCCGCGTTTGGTGACCCGAGACTGGTTTGCTGGATGCTGATTCTGACCGGGATTCTGCTTGTCCTGACGGTACTGCGAAAGGACCCGAGTGGCGACATGACGGCGCCGAAGGCCTTTATCGTTGGAATCGCGCAGTCAGCCGCAATGATACCGGGGATTTCCAGATCCGGCGCCACCATCTGCACGGCGCTGTACCAGAACGTGAATCCCGAGCGTGCAGCCAACTTTTCGTTCCTGATGTTGCTTCCGGTTGTTCTCGGTGCCACCCTTATCAAAGCACTGGAATTATTCGAGTTGGGTATTCAGGCCGAATGGGTGCCCATATTGCTCGGTACTCTGGTGGCCTACGCGTCAGGCATTGCGGCAATCAAGATTCTGCTTAGCGTGATACGCCGGGGCAGATTGCAGTACTTCGCTATCTACTGCTTCCTCGTCGGCGGAATCGGCCTCTGGCTCATCCAGGCCTGA
- a CDS encoding DUF814 domain-containing protein, translating to MLRTYYTYRALSAEWDEALRGDSVAAIYSTRKNEVSIELASGAALVFGSRGAFRYLFRSDRSGRPRRNVTGLMNDGVGARLSAVRVATRDRVLSIDLADGREIRFMLFGGRSNMLLVREGLVVDAFKDAVRLRGKTAPDSRPAALVDSADRFLGLARASKTPIKAVTSGFKLFDAVLAREALHRSGISKDCTVEEALESGGHLYEVAREIESQVETASSGRIYRHEDGTIVFSLIELSYLEGHEFELFDDVDSAVRVCSRMMLREMRFSKEIGPIRKAVGDRLQKSERRLKEVRSHLARPSRADDLERYGHLLMASGRGQEQGITKLEMPDVFTEGETVSIPLDESLSVMTNAQRYYERARSSRESRRVARERLDRASDDLEKLRRTAAALALVTDMDGLGEFRKKHADVISSRGSAAAKSHVPFRRHALAGGFEVYVGRNARENDELTFGFARKFDIWMHARGVGGSHVVLRLPGRESKPGTNVMEAAASIAAYYSKARGSELVPVMYTERKYVRKVRGGDAGKVIVEREQVVIVPPALPST from the coding sequence ATGCTGAGAACCTACTACACGTACAGAGCCCTTTCGGCAGAGTGGGACGAGGCCCTGCGTGGCGACAGCGTAGCTGCAATCTATTCTACAAGGAAGAACGAGGTGTCGATCGAGCTGGCGTCCGGCGCGGCACTCGTGTTTGGGTCTCGGGGCGCATTCCGCTACCTGTTTCGTTCTGATCGCTCCGGACGACCGCGGAGAAATGTGACGGGCCTGATGAATGACGGGGTGGGTGCGCGGCTGTCGGCTGTCCGTGTGGCGACGCGCGACCGTGTCCTGTCGATCGATCTGGCCGATGGACGCGAGATTCGATTCATGCTCTTTGGCGGCCGCAGCAACATGCTCCTCGTCAGGGAAGGCCTTGTCGTCGATGCGTTCAAAGATGCAGTCCGGCTTCGAGGCAAGACGGCTCCCGATTCGAGGCCGGCCGCACTTGTCGATTCTGCCGACAGATTCCTCGGGCTGGCCCGCGCTTCGAAGACACCGATCAAGGCCGTCACCTCGGGATTCAAGTTGTTTGACGCCGTCCTGGCGCGCGAGGCGCTTCACCGCTCCGGTATTTCGAAGGATTGCACGGTCGAAGAGGCGCTTGAGTCAGGAGGGCACCTGTACGAAGTAGCGCGCGAAATCGAGAGTCAGGTGGAGACTGCGAGTTCGGGTCGAATCTATAGACACGAGGACGGGACGATCGTCTTCTCGTTGATCGAGTTGAGCTATCTCGAGGGACACGAATTCGAATTGTTCGATGATGTGGATTCGGCGGTACGCGTCTGTTCCAGAATGATGTTGCGCGAAATGCGATTCTCGAAGGAGATCGGTCCGATTCGCAAGGCAGTCGGCGACCGGTTGCAGAAATCCGAGAGGAGATTGAAAGAGGTGCGGAGTCACCTGGCGCGGCCATCGCGCGCCGACGATCTGGAACGCTACGGACATCTTCTGATGGCGTCGGGCAGGGGTCAGGAGCAGGGGATCACGAAGCTCGAGATGCCCGACGTGTTTACTGAAGGAGAGACTGTATCGATACCTCTCGACGAGAGTCTGTCGGTCATGACAAATGCTCAGCGGTACTATGAGCGTGCACGAAGCAGCCGGGAGTCGCGACGCGTCGCGCGGGAAAGACTCGACAGGGCGAGCGACGACCTCGAGAAATTGCGCAGGACCGCCGCTGCTCTTGCACTGGTCACCGACATGGATGGTCTCGGCGAGTTCAGAAAGAAACACGCAGACGTGATCTCATCCAGAGGTAGTGCGGCCGCGAAGAGTCATGTACCATTTCGGCGCCATGCGCTGGCGGGTGGCTTTGAGGTTTACGTGGGGCGGAATGCTCGAGAGAACGATGAACTCACGTTCGGATTTGCACGGAAGTTCGATATCTGGATGCACGCGCGCGGTGTCGGTGGTTCGCACGTGGTGTTGCGGCTTCCGGGTCGGGAGTCAAAACCCGGTACTAATGTGATGGAGGCGGCCGCCTCGATAGCTGCGTACTACAGCAAGGCGCGCGGGAGCGAGCTCGTGCCCGTGATGTACACTGAGCGCAAATACGTTCGCAAGGTTCGTGGTGGCGATGCCGGCAAGGTGATCGTCGAGCGAGAGCAAGTCGTGATTGTCCCGCCGGCACTGCCGTCGACTTAG